The proteins below come from a single Verrucomicrobiota bacterium genomic window:
- a CDS encoding DEAD/DEAH box helicase, whose amino-acid sequence MSFQDLGLLEPVMHGVQSLGYTDPTPIQERCIPLILQGRDVVGSAQTGTGKTAAFALPILTRLRQRTGVARCLILEPTRELAVQVETAIQYYARFSDLEIGVFYGGVGYHRQKQLLGFGVDVIVATPGRLLDLQQQGILKLSAIEILVLDEVDRMVDMGFLPDVRKIVQLCPKERQTLLFSATIPPEIENLCSWVLKNPEIVEIGERRSVAETVTHAFYPVAAAQKFDLLVALLEQTHYQSVIVFTRTKQAADSISDRLKALRHSVTVLHSDRSQGERTAALEGFKSGKYEVLVATDIAARGLDISGVTHVINYDIPLHPEDYVHRVGRTGRAERVGDAFTLVTAEEAKAMIEIEKFIGQKIPRQRLPGFNYVYTALFDEGKNLLKPVKGVRTSRGYSYGRFGR is encoded by the coding sequence ATGAGTTTCCAAGATTTGGGGTTGTTGGAGCCGGTGATGCACGGAGTGCAGAGTCTCGGCTACACCGATCCGACTCCCATCCAAGAGCGTTGCATTCCGCTCATCCTTCAGGGCCGTGACGTTGTCGGTTCGGCCCAAACCGGGACTGGTAAAACGGCGGCCTTTGCGTTGCCGATCCTGACTCGGCTCAGACAGCGGACCGGGGTGGCGCGGTGTCTGATCCTTGAGCCCACCCGCGAGTTGGCGGTTCAGGTTGAGACCGCCATCCAGTATTACGCCCGATTCAGCGACCTCGAGATCGGCGTGTTCTATGGCGGGGTCGGTTATCACCGGCAGAAACAGCTACTGGGGTTCGGCGTGGATGTGATTGTGGCGACCCCGGGGCGCCTTCTGGATCTGCAGCAGCAAGGCATATTGAAGCTTTCGGCCATCGAGATCCTCGTCCTGGATGAAGTGGATCGGATGGTGGACATGGGCTTTTTGCCGGACGTCCGCAAGATTGTGCAGCTTTGTCCGAAGGAGCGGCAGACCCTGCTCTTTTCGGCCACGATTCCGCCGGAAATCGAAAACCTGTGTTCGTGGGTATTAAAGAACCCGGAGATCGTCGAAATCGGTGAACGCCGGTCAGTTGCGGAGACCGTAACGCATGCTTTTTACCCGGTTGCAGCCGCACAGAAGTTTGACCTGCTGGTGGCGTTGCTGGAGCAGACCCATTACCAGAGCGTCATTGTCTTTACCCGTACCAAACAAGCCGCAGACAGCATTTCGGACCGGCTTAAAGCGTTGCGGCACTCGGTTACCGTATTGCATTCGGACCGGAGCCAGGGGGAGAGGACGGCCGCCCTGGAAGGCTTCAAGTCAGGTAAATACGAAGTGCTCGTGGCTACCGACATCGCCGCACGGGGGCTCGATATCTCGGGCGTCACGCATGTGATCAACTATGATATCCCGCTGCACCCGGAAGATTACGTCCACCGGGTCGGACGAACCGGGCGGGCCGAACGGGTGGGGGATGCCTTTACGCTGGTTACCGCCGAGGAGGCGAAGGCGATGATCGAGATCGAGAAGTTTATCGGGCAGAAGATTCCCCGGCAACGCCTGCCAGGTTTCAATTACGTGTACACGGCGTTGTTTGATGAAGGGAAGAATTTGCTGAAGCCGGTCAAGGGCGTACGGACCAGCCGCGGCTATTCCTATGGGCGGTTTGGCCGCTAG
- a CDS encoding low molecular weight phosphatase family protein produces the protein MTSLVLFVCTGNYYRSRFAEAVFNHYAELKRLNWKAVSRGLAIHWVEGYLSPFTIDALAVRKIELRHTGPARVQLTEHDLETAQRRIALDRDEHHSMMQIQFPQWADRIEYWSVADLGFQAVELALPEIESKVLSLIEELGA, from the coding sequence GTGACGAGCCTGGTTCTGTTTGTTTGCACCGGTAATTACTACCGCAGCCGCTTCGCGGAAGCGGTCTTCAATCATTACGCCGAACTGAAGCGGCTGAATTGGAAGGCTGTCTCGCGCGGCCTCGCGATTCATTGGGTTGAGGGTTACCTTTCTCCGTTCACGATCGACGCGCTGGCTGTTCGTAAAATCGAGCTTCGGCACACCGGACCTGCCCGTGTCCAACTGACCGAGCACGATCTGGAGACGGCGCAGCGCCGGATCGCGCTGGACAGGGACGAACACCACAGCATGATGCAGATTCAGTTTCCCCAATGGGCCGACCGCATCGAGTATTGGAGCGTGGCGGACCTGGGCTTTCAGGCGGTTGAACTGGCGTTGCCGGAAATCGAATCGAAAGTGTTGTCACTGATCGAGGAGCTTGGCGCGTGA
- a CDS encoding ADP-ribosylglycohydrolase family protein, whose protein sequence is MQFASTFNGMTTVDSNSQPTPEERLRGALWGQLAGDAAALGSHWIYDLDVLRQRFLQGLSGFEPPAEGDYHFGKKPGDQTHYGDGALVLLESIAQVGHFDARAFGLRFLEAFEPGLYQGYIDQSTRGTIGNYRTFTETHRADEFDFQKGADDDHLGTASRLAGLVVRHRADPYLLNRVEALTRVCQNNPRTIAYMKAHALFLSGLLEGLEPRPALAAVDDRITALEPEAGPEVQEKCRAALAALEQDVVPATLSFGQSCPLEHSFPAALHAFLRHPDDFKRAILATLQAGGDNAGRAAMLGAWLGAHLGLEKIPCEWRDRLTHQKRIATAVEQVIEAARLDTSRSGG, encoded by the coding sequence ATGCAATTTGCTTCTACCTTTAACGGCATGACCACGGTCGATTCGAACAGCCAGCCAACGCCCGAAGAGCGGTTGCGCGGCGCCCTCTGGGGACAGTTGGCAGGAGATGCCGCTGCCCTGGGTTCCCATTGGATTTATGATCTCGACGTCCTGAGGCAGCGTTTCCTCCAGGGGCTCAGCGGGTTCGAGCCGCCCGCCGAGGGCGATTACCATTTCGGTAAAAAGCCGGGGGATCAAACCCATTACGGCGACGGGGCCTTGGTACTGTTGGAATCCATCGCTCAGGTCGGCCATTTTGACGCGCGCGCTTTCGGTCTCCGATTTCTGGAAGCGTTCGAGCCGGGTCTATACCAAGGTTATATTGATCAGTCAACCAGGGGAACAATCGGCAATTACCGCACGTTTACCGAAACGCACCGGGCCGATGAATTCGATTTTCAGAAGGGTGCAGATGATGACCACCTTGGCACTGCTTCGCGCCTTGCCGGTTTGGTGGTCCGGCACCGTGCCGATCCCTACCTGCTCAACCGGGTGGAAGCCTTAACCCGGGTTTGCCAGAATAATCCGCGGACGATTGCGTACATGAAGGCGCACGCCTTATTTTTGTCCGGGTTGCTGGAAGGGCTGGAGCCGCGCCCGGCGCTGGCTGCCGTCGACGACCGGATTACCGCCTTGGAACCTGAAGCCGGTCCTGAAGTTCAGGAAAAGTGCCGGGCTGCCTTGGCGGCCCTGGAGCAGGACGTTGTCCCGGCGACCCTCAGCTTCGGTCAGTCCTGCCCGCTTGAGCATAGTTTTCCGGCGGCACTCCACGCGTTCCTGCGGCACCCGGACGATTTCAAGAGGGCGATTCTGGCCACCCTGCAGGCCGGCGGCGACAATGCGGGACGAGCCGCCATGCTGGGGGCGTGGCTCGGTGCGCACCTTGGCCTGGAGAAGATTCCGTGCGAATGGCGCGACCGGTTGACTCACCAAAAACGGATTGCAACCGCGGTGGAGCAGGTTATTGAGGCCGCCCGGCTGGATACCAGCCGCAGCGGCGGTTAA